A genomic window from Zalophus californianus isolate mZalCal1 chromosome 13, mZalCal1.pri.v2, whole genome shotgun sequence includes:
- the LOC113934111 gene encoding double homeobox protein A-like, which translates to MAQDNSPNKTITMNQRRSRTKFTEDQLKILIKAFDQNPYPGYATKQRLALEINTDQSRIQIWFQNRRARHQCQKKSEPDEDLESSQDQDHSEEEIQSREDRRCRTSYTSSQLHTLIGAFMNNPYPGIDTREQLAKEIGIPESRVQIWFQNRRSRFHVQSKREPDDQDSEQRQDQEQDLWDERVQERERERIWGTSTILTLDKQGPPSDSIPQYHTLKHLFKNYLDTMGIAVLSG; encoded by the exons ATGGCCCAAGACAACTCTCCAAACAAGACCATAACAATGAATCAGAGACGCAGCCGCACCAAATTCACAGAAGATCAATTGAAAATTCTCATCAAGGCATTTGACCAAAATCCTTACCCAGGTTATGCTACCAAACAAAGACTTGCTTTAGAAATCAACACTGATCAGTCCAGAATCCAGATTTGGTTTCAGAATCGAAGAGCTAGGCACCAGTGCCAGAAAAAATCAGAACCCGATGAGGACTTAGAATCAAGTCAAGACCAAGATCACTCTGAAGAGGAGATTCAAAGTAGAGAAGACAGACGGTGTCGTACCAGCTATACTTCTTCACAATTACACACCCTCATCGGGGCATTTATGAACAACCCTTATCCTGGCATTGATACCAGAGAGCAACTTGCTAAAGAAATTGGCATTCCAGAGTCAAGAGTCCAAATTTGGTTTCAAAATCGGAGATCCAGATTCCATGTCCAGAGTAAAAGAGAACCTGATGATCAAGACTCAGAACAGAGACAAGACCAGGAACAGGATCTCTGGGATGAGAGagttcaagagagagagagggaga ggatttGGGGTACCAGTACCATCCTTACACTGGATAAGCAGGGTCCTCCCTCAGACTCCATACCTCAGTACCACACTTTGaagcacctttttaaaaattatctggatACCATGGGTATAGCAGTACTATCTGGGTAA